The following are encoded in a window of Ictalurus punctatus breed USDA103 chromosome 13, Coco_2.0, whole genome shotgun sequence genomic DNA:
- the kif20bb gene encoding kinesin-like protein KIF20B isoform X3, whose protein sequence is MESCLNYKPERVGSVTVEDLRKDLFTEFSKIPASREPGSVEKEHLQVYLRIRPLTSTESEFGESQDYISVQPPDTVVLKAPRLSLPARQSEKLGPQLAQRFQFSKVYGPETTQRHIFDGTTKALVKDVLGGENSLVFTYGVTNAGKTFTFLGPESDGGILPRSLNVIFNSIVGRVYTQNNIKPHRCVDFTRLTKDQQEEEAKIKKNLLRRFKETDLQKNSSSISNSGCSTLLEGSSYGELDEDSFCLEEDSHMKFSVWVSFCEIYNENIHDLLDFVSNTSHKRNVLRLCQDVKGNTFVKDLTWVQVNSADEAYKVLKIGRKNQSFSSTKLNSASSRSHSIFSIRILRIEDMGVPRVQTISELSLCDLAGSERCAKTQNRGDRLKEAGNINTSLLTLGKCMNALRLSQTQSKFQQHIPFRESKLTHYLQGFFCGRGKACMIVNINQCASMYDETLNVLKFSAVAQKVVVLNPKPVLSVVPKKSAREVSMMINNVDRREFTRRSTLIGWETSLEDVQEDDDDEDGMEVDDEEEEESCEESMVENTVLEAAEDQELGELQQKIKELKEELSKEQSEKLAMESRVREEVTTEFMELFSNMEKDYNERLQREKEIAEERAERRLEILKNLVNNNGTETATMNSAEDGTKETRVTFLDGIIEEMQNDVAKIKRDAEAAQSCLENRGHCPGAVNKLRTQLDEMAEELLKNRQLLDIKTKELEELQVCLQNSNDQLLEANKNSENQKLRNQQLMEICQDKDEMISKIQTALDQNVEAANEDRAYIDTIKEEILHYRNNCKCMLNDDKERTKDQEIQQLAETLKEKNDLLAELKHERNSLDQKVKDLTEDLKKQARACEAAFSLLEAEKAVTTKLINENSALACELSDFQEAANDMKSRLTAMETELSFKTTEAAKLSEELQKAQALLWKHEEEATEQSQTIKSLKLETENLQQKLSAQELSEEQTNKCVFQETIAALRRECETVMSTSQEKSRRIMALEQEVNQIREEMCRKKTLCNQLEQERGAQREENQHLLGRYEAERLIVEQMKRRHSELETELHGLRQQLLVLEEQQQAFTHSSEKVGELGKKLGEKEALCADLEQRLLQTQSKLDQVVESDRHVESSLKQKTKEVEDNLVHKNAELEIKAQELLQSRKQVNDGLGTIKRLSLDLEEKEKRISDLLSQLTESNAQTEQMQKEIAFLSEEVRTLQQKLCALEKDRDQALSAVANKEQIIEQLKTDQANKAQSQQDHETCQELLAKDRLIEEMRLTLSDEKRSRTEQERLLEARLNEIELMNGELLKLKESCQRKSGTESGPDYSHQEEQKIGKTPGLLTTSVHEASVLSTKSEREKRFPKPELEISFTPLKPDRLNIRRPGDDESVTVKIKRTARKRKSAEMENSVESENRKNMRLRGNSRANIQHVESPTVLAKKANQLKQKDSPVSLKGKKDGTLQKIGDFIQSSPTLLGSKAKKIMAKVALKSPAPENNTETSNKPKRSKRKLFKTQISSPLDIPSHPIIGMDQDDKESDHLIIKRKLRTRTVKR, encoded by the exons ATGGAGTCCTGCTTGAATTACAAACCCGAGAGAGTGGGCTCTGTAACTGTGGAAGATCTACGAAAAGATCTTTTTACGGAATTCTCCAAAATACCTGCTTCTCGG GAACCTGGATCTGTGGAGAAGGAACACTTGCAGGTCTACTTGCGGATCCGTCCTTTGACCTCCACAGAAAGTGAATTTGGTGAATCACAG GATTACATTTCTGTTCAGCCTCCGGATACTGTGGTTTTGAAGGCCCCTAGATTATCACTGCCAGCTAGACAAAGTGAAAAACTAGGACCCCAACTTGCACAGCGATTCCAGTTTTCAAAG GTTTATGGGCCGGAAACAACGCAAAGGCACATATTTGATGGAACAACAAAAGCCCTCGTGAAGGATGTCCTAGGAGGAGAAAATTCTTTAGTCTTCACTTACGGTGTAACTAATGCCGGGAAGACGTTCACGTTTTTAG GCCCTGAAAGTGATGGAGGAATTCTGCCCAGGTCACTGAACGTGATCTTTAACAGCATTGTGGGACGAGTCTATACGCAGAACAACATTAAGCCCCACCGCTGTGTCGACTTCACAAGACTGACTAAGGaccagcaggaggaggaggccAAGATTAAGAAAAACCTTCTAAGAAGATTTAAAGAG ACTGAtttgcagaaaaacagctcGAGCATATCAAATTCGGGTTGCAGCACCTTACTTGAGG GTTCGAGCTATGGTGAGTTAGATGAAGATAGTTTTTGTTTGGAGGAAGATTCCCACATGAAGTTCTCAGTGTGGGTCTCCTTCTGTGAGATCTACAATGAAAACATCCACGATCTGCTCGACTTTGTCTCAAATACGTCCCACAAAAGGAATGTGCTACGACTGTGTCAAGATGTCAAAGGCAATACATTTGTCAAAG ATCTGACATGGGTCCAGGTAAACAGTGCAGATGAAGCCTACAAGGTTCTGAAGATTGGAAGGAAAAACCAGAGCTTCTCTTCAACAAAGCTCAACAGTGCTTCAAGCAGAAG CCATAGTATTTTCTCCATCCGAATCCTGAGAATTGAAGACATGGGTGTTCCTCGAGTCCAGACAATAAGCGA GTTGTCTCTGTGTGATCTTGCCGGATCAGAACGATGTGCCAAAACCCAGAACAGAGGAGACCGCTTAAAAGAAGCAGGGAATATTAACACATCATTGTTAACTTTAGGAAAATGCATGAACGCCTTGAGATTGAGTCAGACACAGTCAAA GTTCCAGCAGCATATCCCCTTCAGAGAGAGCAAACTCACTCACTACCTGCAGGGCTTCTTCTGCGGCCGTGGGAAAGCCTGCATGATCGTTAACATCAACCAGTGTGCTTCCATGTATGATGAAACGCTGAACGTCCTCAAGTTCTCAGCAGTGGCTCAGAAG GTTGTGGTCTTGAACCCCAAACCAGTCTTAAGTGTTGTGCCCAAGAAATCTGCCAGAGAAGTCTCCATGATGATCAACAATGTGGACAGGAGAGAGTTTACTCGGAGAAGCACTTTGATTGGGTGGGAGACAAGCTTGGAGGACGTtcaggaggatgatgatgatgaagatggtatGGAGGtagatgatgaggaagaagaggaaagtTGTGAGGAAAGCATGGTGGAAAACACAGTGCTCGAAGCTGCAGAAGATCAAGAGCTGGGTGAG CTACAGCAGAAGATTAAAGAGCTTAAAGAAGAACTCTCCAAGGAACAATCTGAAAAACTGGCCATGGAATCTCGAGTCCGGGAAGAAGTTACCACTGAGTTCATGGAGCTGTTTTCCAATATGGAAAAGGATTACAA TGAACGtctacagagagagaaggaaatagCTGAAGAAAGAGCTGAGAGGAGATTGGAAATACTTAAGAATTTAGTCAACAATAATGGAACTGAGACTGCAACCATGAATTCTGCTGAGGATGGAACTAAG GAGACTAGAGTGACGTTCTTGGACGGGATTATTGAAGAGATGCAAAATGACGTGGCTAAGATAAAGAGAGATGCCGAGGCAGCACAGTCATGTCTGGAGAACAGGGGTCATTGTCCGGGAGCTGTCAACAAGCTGAGGACACAGTTGGATGAGATGGCAGAAGAGCTTCTTAAAAATCGTCAGCTCCTGGATATCAAAACTAAGG AACTGGAAGAACTGCAGGTTTGTTTACAAAATTCCAATGACCAGCTGCTAGAGGCTAACAAG AATTCTGAAAATCAGAAACTGAGGAATCAGCAACTTATGGAAATCTGCCAAGATAAAGATGAAATGATCTCCAAAATTCAGACTGCTTTGGATCAAAATGTTGAAGCAGCTAATGAAGAT AGGGCCTATATCGACACCATTAAAGAAGAAATCTTACATTACCGAAATAACTGCAAGTGTATGCTCAATGATGATAAAGAAAGGACCAAAGACCAGGAAATTCAGCAGCTTGCAGAAactttaaaagagaaaaatgatTTATTGGCTGAGCTCAAGCACGAACGGAATTCTCTTGATCAAAAGGTGAAGGATCTCACTGAAGATCTAAAAAAACAAGCTCGTGCATGTGAAGCTGCTTTCTCTTTGCTTGAAGCAGAAAAAGCAGTGACCACCAAACTAATAAATGAGAACAGCGCACTTGCCTGTGAGCTCAGTGATTTCCAGGAAGCAGCCAATGACATGAAGTCCAGGCTTACAGCCATGGAAACTGAATTAAGCTTTAAGACAACGGAGGCAGCCAAGCTTTCTGAGGAGCTCCAAAAAGCCCAAGCTCTTCTCTGGAAGCATGAAGAAGAGGCTACTGAGCAATCTCAGACAATCAAGTCCCTGAAGCTGGAGACTGAGAACTTGCAGCAGAAGCTCAGTGCCCAGGAGCTTTCggaagaacaaacaaacaagtgtgTCTTCCAAGAAACCATTGCAGCTCTCCGTAGAGAATGTGAGACAGTAATGTCCACTTCCCAGGAGAAAAGTAGAAGGATCATGGCCCTGGAGCAAGAAGTCAATCAGATAAGAGAGGAAATGTGCCGGAAGAAGACCCTGTGCAATCAGCTTGAGCAAGAGCGAGGAGCTCAGAGAGAGGAGAACCAACACCTGCTCGGCCGCTATGAAGCCGAGAGACTGATTGTGGAGCAGATGAAGAGACGTCACTCTGAGCTGGAGACGGAGCTTCATGGTCTGAGACAGCAGTTGTTAGTCCTGGAGGAGCAACAGCAGGCCTTTACACACAGCTCTGAGAAAGTTGGAGAGCTAGGGAAGAAGCTTGGTGAGAAAGAGGCTCTTTGTGCCGATCTGGAGCAGAGACTCCTGCAGACCCAGAGCAAACTGGACCAGGTGGTGGAGAGTGATAGGCATGTGGAGAGCTCTCTAAAACAGAAGACAAAGGAAGTGGAGGATAACCTTGTTCATAAAAATGCAGAATTGGAGATTAAAGCTCAGGAACTATTACA ATCTAGAAAACAGGTGAATGATGGTCTGGGCACCATTAAGAGGTTAAGTCTTGATctggaagagaaggagaaacgCATCTCTGATCTACTTTCTCAGCTGACTGAGAGCAATGCTCAAACTGAGCAGATGCAAAAAGAG ATTGCATTCTTGTCTGAAGAAGTCAGAACGCTGCAACAGAAGCTGTGTGCCTTGGAGAAAGACAGGGATCAAGCTCTGAGTGCCGTCGCCAATAAAGAGCAGATTATAGAACAACTGAAGACT GACCAAGCTAACAAAGCTCAATCACAGCAGGACCATGAAACCTGTCAAG AGCTTCTGGCCAAGGACAGGCTCATTGAGGAAATGCGTCTCACCCTGTCAGATGAAAAGAGGTCACGGACAGAACAAGAGCGACTTCTGGAGGCTAGACTCAATGAGATTGAATTGATGAATGGAG AGCTTCTGAAGCTAAAGGAGAGCTGTCAGAGAAAGAGTGGGACTGAGTCTGGACCTGATTATTCACACCAGGAGGAGCAAAAAATAGGAAAAACTCCAGGACTTTTGACA ACTTCAGTGCACGAGGCCTCAGTGCTCTCCaccaagagtgagagagaaaagcgCTTCCCCAAACCCGAGCTGGAGATCAGCTTCACCCCTCTCAAACCTGACCGCCTGAACATCCGCAGGCCAGGAGACGACGAGTCGGTCACAGTCAAAATCAAACGCACAGCCAGGAAGAGGAAGAGTGCTGAGATGGAG AATTCAGTGGAGTCCGagaacaggaagaacatgcgACTTAGAGGAAACTCCAGGGCTAATATACAACATGTAGAG TCCCCCACAGTGCTGGCTAAAAAGGCCAATCAATTGAAGCAAAAAGATTCTCCTGTTAGTCTGAAAGGCAAGAAAGACGGAACCCTGCAGAAGATTGGTGACTTCATCCAAAGTTCTCCAACCCTCCTAGGAAGCAAAG CTAAAAAGATCATGGCAAAGGTTGCTTTGAAATCACCGGCGCCAGAGAACAACACTGAGACGAGCAACAAACCCAAGAGATCAAAACGCAAGCTGTTTAAGACGCAAATCTCCTCCCCTCTCGACATACCTTCACATCCG ATCATCGGAATGGATCAAGACGACAAAGAAAGCGATCATCTCATCATTAAAAGAAAACTTAGAACAAGAACTGTCAAAAGATGA